The DNA sequence TTCCAGATGAACAGTCCTTCCGGAGATTTGGAAGTTCTCCAATGCCCGTTCAGTATGAATTCCCCACATCGAGTCGGCAGGAATCTGGCGTGTTCCAAGAAGATCGGTTTCTTTCCGGTATTTTTGCATGAGCGAAACTGATTTTTGGTTGTTTATCAGTCAAAGCTAAACAATTATTTACTTCTTTGTTTTGCTGATTAACCGGATGTCTTTCATCACCATCTCCTTGTCAACCGCTTTGCACATGTCGTAAACTGTAAGCAGCGCCACATTCACGCCGGTGAGCGCTTCCATTTCGACTCCGGTTTTTCCAAAGCACAAAGTGGTACATTCAACTTGCACACCGTCATCCTGAAGAGTACATTTTACATCAATTTTCCAAAGTTGAAGCGGATGACAAAGCGGAATTAGTTCACCCGTACGTTTAGCTCCCTGGATTCCAGCAATTTCGGCAACAGTCAACACATCGCCTTTTTTGATCTGGTTCTGGCGAATCAGTTCAACGGTTTCGGGCTGAAGCTGAATAAAACCTCTGGCAACGGCTTCCCGCTCCTGATCAGGCTTTTGGCTGACATCAACCATTTTTGCCTTTCCTTTTTCGTCGATATGACTTAATTTATTCATATTTCAAGTTTCAAAAATTATTACGGGTTGCGGGATTCAAGTTGCATGTTTTACTCGCAACACTTTTTATCCCCCAATATTATAGAATTCTCCTGACTTATTGTAAGTTCCGCTTTTCGGTTTGTTGCCTAAAGCCAAATTCAATGCTTCCTGATGTCCTAATTTTCGAATATTGTAAGATAAATCGCTGAATAAACAGGGTTTAATGTCGCCATTGGCAAGTAAACGAACACGATTGCATTTGCTGCAATTTCCACCGTCGCCACCTTCAACGGTTGAGAACTCTCCGGTTTTCAGGTTCATCTGGTGAATAAACCGCAATTTCAATCCGCGCTCCTCACAGAACTGTTTGAGTTGCTGCGTTTCTTCATCGGGTTGGCCCAATAAAACGCAGTTCACTTTTATGGGCTCCAGTTGCGCTTCGCGGGCTGCGTCAATTCCTTCCAGAACCTGTTCCAAATTCCCGGTTCGGGTTATCTCGCAGTAGTTTTCAGGATTTACAGTATCCAAACTGATGTTGATCCGATTCAGTCCGGCAGCTTTTAACTTTCGTGCATATTTCGGTAACAAAATACCATTGGTTGTCATCGACAAGTCTTCCAATCCATCAATTGCAGCAAGCATCGAAACCAGTTCAACAATGTCCTTTCGAACTAGTGGTTCACCGCCTGTCAGCCGCACTTTGGTAATTCCATTTGATACTGCCAATCTTGTAAATTCAACTATTTCTTCGAAGCTCAAAATGTCAGCATGATGGAGCAAACGAATAACTTCTTCGGGCATACAATACGTGCAGCGCAGGTTGCACCGGTCGGTCACCGAAATACGTAGATAGTTTATGGAACGGTTAAAGCGGTCGAACATGAACGAGTTCTCCTTTCAAGATTTCAGTTGTTCCTGCAGGAACCGAAATGTACCCAAATGCTTGATGATAAGCATGAATATGTGCAGACCCATGATATTCAACCAACGTGACTTCGTTTTGATTGGTAATCTGAACCGGCAAACATTCCTCTCGGTCGGTTTTTTTTCTGAAATAATCGTGACTCATCGGCATGGGTAATTGAATTTCAGGCTGCTGATAATTCATCAATTTCCTAAGAAACGGCAAAGCAAAAACCTCGAACTGAATAAACGACGAAACCGGATTTCCCGGCAGTCCAATAATGTATTTGTTTCCTTTCGATGCAAAAGTGATGTGCTGACCGGGTTTAATGTTGATTTTGTTGAAATGGATTTCGAACCCAAGTTTCTGAATAATCTTGGGAACAAAATCAAAATCGCCCACCGAAACTCCTCCTGAAAGAATGGTTACATCACTTTCAGCTACCGATTTCTCGATGATTTTTGTGGTTAATTGTTCGTCGTCGGGTACAATTCCGTAGTAATTTACCGGAAACCCCTGTTTTGTGGCCTGAGCAAAAAGCTGAGGACCATTCGAATTGCGAATTTGTGATGATCGTGGCGTAACCTCAGGATTAACCAGCTCCGATCCGGTTGAAATAATGCCCACTTGTGGTTTTTGATAAACCAACGGGTTGATGCACCCGACTGATGCCAATATGGCGACATGCTGCGGTTTTACCATCGTTCCCGACGAAATTACCAAATCTCCCTCTTTCAAATCCTCGCCTTTCAGGCAAATGTTCGAATTGGTTTTTTCTCCCGTAAACTTTATTTTTCCAGTGGCAGTTTCGCTTGAATATTCAACCATGAATACCGTATCAGCGCCTTCAGGAACCTGAGCGCCAGTCATGATTTTGGAACATTGGCCCAAAGCAATACTTTTGGTTGGAGTGTATCCGGCAGGAATAATCTCAACGACCTCAAGTTCCATATCCAAATCAGCCCTACGACAAGCGTAACCATCCATGGCCGATTTGTGAAAGGGCGGCATATCGGCATCGGCAATAACATCCTGAGCCAAAATACATCCGGACGATTGCAAAAAATCTATAGTTTCGGTTCCCAATAATTGAGCTTTCGAAAAAGCTATTTCAAGGGCTTGTTCAAGCGTAATCATGCTCATCAATTTTCCAGAATTTATGAAAATAAACGTGTCGTGGATTAAAGCTAAATTCTTCACCATCAGAAAATACCGTGGTGTCGGCCAGTTGCCGCATTTCTATAGCCCAAGGTTTTTCAATTGCGTCACTTCCTTGTACAAATACAAAAAGTTCGGGTACCAGAATATGTCGCAATCGGGCTGATTCGACTATAAAAGGGAGATCGGGATCCAACAGGACAGAAGTTAGCTGGAAAGCTTCCTTCAAATAATCATCGGTTGTTTGAATAAAATAAACCTTTTCAGCTCCAGCCCTCAAATACCGTGAAGTATCTTTGTCTGAAGTATAATCAGTTTCCTCATAAATCCTGAAATTGCTATTCTCTACAATCGGGATTAAACCTTTGCCTGGCTCGTGAAAATGAGGCGTAATTTTAATAGCAGCCATTTTCTTCAGCGGGCTGCTGGCAATTACGTCGCAAATAAAAGTCGTTTTTCCAACATTCCGACTGGAGCCTGATACGAGCAATAAATCTTTAAATCTTAAATTCATTCTTGCGGCTTAAATACAGTTGCATGTAGGAGAAAATCGCAGACAAGCCACAAATTTGGGTAGCCGGGGTTCTCCTTTCCAATTCATTCCACATCAGTGGAAATCGGGAGGCTGAAGCGTTTCTGCTTGCAACCCATCGGTTTTTAGGTACTTATGCAAAGCACTTAGTACCTATAACTCGGAGCATTAAAAACATATGCAAATATAGAAATGTTTAGATGAGTTTCAAGAAATCTCGAATTTCAAATCTTGAGTCTTGAATAAAAAGAAGCTATTTGTCAAATTATCATTGCGATAGTTTTTTCACTCACCATTTGAGACTCAAGATTCAAGACTTTCTCTACTTTTTGTAGAAGTTCATCTGTTGAAGATAGTCCCAGCTTCGGTATGGTAAGAAGTGTCGGATGTCTTTTCCTTCTTTAATAGCATCGCGGATAAAAGTTGAGGAGATTTCCATCAGTGGCGCATTGGCAATCTGAACACGGGGATATTTCTCAGCGCTTTCAGGATTAAAGCCAGGGCGTGGATAAACAATAATGTCGTAATTGGCAAGCAAAACATCGGCATTCTTCCATTTGTGAATGCTTTCCAGATTGTCAGAGCCCATCAGGATAAAAAATTGGTGAGTTGGATATTTTTCGCTCAAATATGCCAATGTATCGATGGTGTATGATGGTTTAGGCAAACCGAATTCAACTTTGGAGGCGCGAAAACGCAAATCGTCACCAATGGCGCGATTGACCAATTCCAGACGATGATAGTCGTCGAGCAATGTTTTTTTCTTTTTCAGTGGATTTTGCGGACTCACTACAAACCAAAGCTGATCGATATCGGTGTATTCGACCATGTAATTGGCGATGGCCATGTGCCCAACATGTATGGGGTTGAAGGAGCCAAAGTAGAGTCCGGTTTTAATCATTTTGTTCCAAATTTATTTTTTTAAAGACATGCTGAATTTGTTTCAGCATCTCTTACAAATGGAGACCCTGAAACAAGTTCAGGGTGACGATGATTCTATTTTGCCGCAATAAACTCACGAATGCACTGCTCTGCCTTTTCGAAAGCTTTGGTCAGATCTTCATTTATAATTATACGGTCGAACTGATTGGCAAAAGTTAATTCATAAGCAGCTTTTGCAACCCGCTTTTCAATTACTTCAGGAGCATCGGTACAGCGCGAAACCAGCCGGTTGCGCAATTCGTCAACCGATGGAGGCTGTACAAAAACGGCGAGCGCTTCATCGCCATAAAACTTCTTGATGTTGCAGCCGCCAACCACATCCACATCAAAGATTACATTTTGTCCATTCGTACGAATTCGATCGACTTCCGACTTTAATGTCCCGTAATAAGTTCCGGCGTAAACCTCTTCCCATTCCAGAAATTCGTCATTGTCAATTTTGCTTCTGAATTCTTCCGGAGTCAGAAAATAATAATCTTTCCCATTGGTTTCGGTGTGGCGCATTCCGCGACTGGTAGCCGATATTGAAAATTCGAGATTTAAATCCTGTTCAAGCAAATGACGAACAATAGTTGTTTTGCCTGCTCCTGATGGCGCTGAAAATATGATGAGTTTTCCAAGCATAAATCAAATTAATAGTATTGCCACTAAGTCACAAACGGAAACAGGATAATCCTATTCTCCAAAATTAAACTTTGTGTCTTCGTGGCTAAATCATTTGCCTTTATAGAACATTAAGTACTTGTTCCTTAATCTTTTCCAGATTATCTTTCATCTGAACCACAATGCGCTGAAGGTTGCTTTCGTTGGCTTTTGATCCGAGTGTGTTGATTTCGCGACCAATTTCCTGAGCAATAAAACCGAGCTTCCGGCCTGAAGGTTCGTCTTCATTCATGGTTTCAGTGAAGTAGCTGCAATGATTGGCCAGACGGACTTTTTCTTCGTTGATGTCCAACTTTTCCATGTAATAAATCAACTCCTGCTCAAAGCGATTTTTATCCAGACTTCCATTCAACTGAAGCGCGTCCAGGCTTTCTTTAATCTTGGTTTTCACATTTTCCATGCGCTGAGTCTCGAAAGGCTCAACCTGATTCAATAAATCGAGAATATTGGCAATGTTGGCATCAATGTCAGCTTTCAGTGCCAGTCCTTCCTGATCGCGGAAAGTATTGAGATTTTCAAGGGTTTTTATCAGATTCTCGCGAACCACCAGCCATTCAGTTTCATCGAGTTCGTCGTACACCATTTTAACCGTTTCGGGTAGGCGCATGATGCTCTGCATGATCGATTCGTTGATTTCGAGGCCCAGATCCTGATGAACATCAGCGAGTTGGCGATAGTAATCCTTGATGATAGCCGCATTGACCCTGGAGGTACTTTCGGTTCCCAGATTATCCAGATAAATAGCAAAATCCACTTTACCTCGGGTCAGTGTTTCGGAAATTAACCGGCGTATTTCGAGGTCTTTCTCGCGGTACATCGAAGGTACACGGGTATTTATATCGAGTTGTTTGCTGTTAAGCGACTTTATTTCCAGGGTGATTTTTTTAGTTCCCACTTCGAATTCGGTTTTCCCGAACCCTGTCATCGATCTGATCATAAATTATGGTTTTAGGCTCTAAAGATACAGAAAAAGGAAAAGGTCATTAGGCATTAGGTATTAGAAAAATTGAAAAGTGATCAGGAACGAGCATTCGGCCAATTTTCTAATGGCAAATGACTCTTTCCCATCAAGCAATTACTCCCGATCCAATCAGTTCGTCGCCTTCGTACCAGGCTGCAAACTGTCCGGAAGTTATACCTCGCTGCTCTTCATCGAAAATGATATACATGCCATCTTCATGTTGGTAAATGGTTGCTTTTTCGAGTGGTTGACGGTAACGGATGCGGAGATCGTATCTGCGGCTTTCTCCTGAATTCATGATCAAATCAGGACGAATCCAGTGAGTTTCTTCCTTCGGAATAAAAAGCCCGGGACGGTACAACCCTGGATGTTCAGTGCCTTCTCCCACATAAATAATGTTCCGGTTGACATCAGTTCCAATGACAAACAATGGATCTTCGTGGCCGCCAATGTTGAGGCCTTTGCGCTGACCAACCGTATAATAATGAGCCCCACGGTGTTCGCCAATAACTTTACCATTCCATGGTTTATATGGAAATTCGGAGCAAAGCTTTTTGAAATTTTCTTCCGTTTTTTCGATGTTCTTTTTCTTAGCAATAAACTCGGCCGGAATTTCAATCACGTTGCCGGTTTTGGGTTCGAGTTGCTGCTGAAGAAAGGTTGGCAAATCAACTTTCCCAACAAAGCAAATGCCTTGCGAATCTTTGCGCTCGGCGGTTGGAAGGTTCTGCTGCCGGGCAATTTCGCGCACTTCAGGCTTTTCCAGATGTCCGATCGGGAACATGGCTTTCGACAATTGACACTGATTCAACTGACACAAGAAGTAACTCTGATCTTTATTCTTGTCTTTTCCGGCGAGCAATTGATGGATAATTTGTCCGTCTTTTTCAAATTCTGTAGTGCGGCAGTAATGACCGGTTGCCACAAAATCGGCGTTGTATTTCAGACATTCGTCGAGAAAAATATCGAATTTAATTTCGCGGTTACACAACACATCAGGATTGGGCGTGCGGCCTTTGCTGTATTCAGCAAACATGTAATCGACCACCCGCTGCTTGTAGTCTTTACTGAGGTCGACAATATGAAAAGGAATATCAAGTTTTTTGGCTACCATCTCGGCAATCATGGCATCGTCTTCCCAAGTACAGCGCGAGGTAATGGTTCCGGTGCGGTCGTGCCAGTTGACCATGAACAGCGCAATCACATCATGCCCCTGTTGCTTCAGCAAATAGGCAGCAACACTCGAATCAACACCTCCCGACAATCCTATAACAACCCGACTCATATTATTTTATTTGGGTTGCAAAAATAGGTAAAGAAGCGTTGTTTTCCAAAGTAATGAAAGTATTGTTGTTTGCTGCCCCTTTTATAAAAACCTGATCCGATGACTTGAAGTCATCGGATCAGGTAGTATTTTATGGCTAATCGGGTTTGCAGCGTGCCAAAACAAAATTGGAGATAAGTTTCGCTTCTTCTTCCGAAATTTTGGCCTTAAGCCTCATCCCGGGCATTACCTTTTCCCAATGAGCCTGAGTGTATTGTTCAGGTAAATGCAGGTTGTGACAACTTCCGCAATGATTGATGTATAAAGTACGACCTGCCATTAAGCTGTCGGTTGAAATACCTGCCCGGCTCGCATCGTTTATTGTTGGCAGATATAGCGTCGGACTGCACGCACCGAAGATAATCGCGGCCGCCAGGATGATCCGGTTTCGGATTTTAGAATTCATACGAAAAAATTAAACGAGCCTGAAGTCCATCTTCATCAATAATGTTGCGGCTACCGCTTTTCAGGTCCGTCAATTGGGGCATCAAAGTGAAATTCATCCAGAAACCTTGTCCTGAATAGGATACAGCAGGGCCAGCAGTCAGGATCGATTTTTCGAGTTTCCCTTCAGCAAAAACATTCTCGTTCATCACCTCAACTCCGGCAAACCATCGATTGTTGATTTTGTAGGAGAAGCCGTAGTTCCATTCCATTTTGAATTCTGTCTCTGTTTCAGCTTCAAGTTCATTCCCTTCGGCTTCAAATTCTTTTTCGAATTCGAGTTCGCCTACAAGGTTTAGGGCATGAATGAACCGTCCGGTTTGTTTATCCAAGATCAATTTCCCTTCCAGTTCAGTTTCGCCTGGAGCAAGTGCATACTCAAAATACACTGCCGAACCCAGTTTGTCAGCCACCGGATCGCTCAGTTTCAGTTTCCACTCATTGGCAAAACTGTACGATGTATTCGAATTCAAAAAATCAATTCCGTTATTTTCAGTGATACCTTTGCTGTAACCGTAATTCAGGTAAAATGCAGTTTGCAGTTTTCCCCCGAGCCCAACTTCGAACTCAAGGCTATGGTTCAATCCCCGGTAAAAGTCTTTACGTCCGGTCCCCAGAGTTGACCAAACTTCAAGCTCTTTCTGCCCCTTATTTAAAACGTTACTTTGGTAGGTATAAGTGAAAACCCGGTCTTGTGCAACAGCACTAATGGTTACTAAAAACGCAGCCAGAAATAGAATTTTTCTCATTTGATGATTTTTGTTCGTTTAACGGAAGCAAAAGTACCGGAGGCACAATCATCAAACAATCCCTAAAAATGGGGATTTATATCAAGTCGGCAGTATCAATTTCGTTTACATCGATTATCTTTTTCAAAATGGCATACATCGTTAATCCGGAAGCCGATTTGATACCGGTTTTTTCAGAAATATTTTTCCGGTGCGAAATAACAGTATGCGTACTGACAAACAGCAAATCGGCAATTTCCTTATTCGAGTGGCCTTTGGTTACCATTTGCAACACCTCAATTTCACGTTTGGTAAGTTCAGTATCAGTATCTTTATTCTGATCCGAAATGAATGAATTCAGGATTTCGTTCACCTTGTAGCAAATCAAAGTTGGCGCATCGAAAAGATTGATGGTTTGATTGGAATACACTGAATCGGCTTCCAAATGAAGTGTCATAAATTGTATTTGTTGGGCCGAAACAAGTATTTTCCGCATAAGCGCGCTGCTCTTTTCCTGTTCTTCTAAAGTCGCTATGATTAAAATATGACCATTCATTGCCTGAAAGTCGATCAATTCGTCGCCCCGGTGAAGCAAGACAACTTCGCTGGCCAGGCTACCCTTCAGCACCTCAAAAAGACCGGTTAGAACCAGGTCTGATTGGCTGATCACCACAATAGATCTGTTCTGATTGCTATTCATTGCTTACCAACAATTTTTCGAGCTGTTTTACCTTAGGGATCATAATATGGTCTTCGATCCGTGAATGGTTCTTCAAATCTTTTTCGAACATGAAGAGATTGGCCAGAAATGCATTTCCCCGGTTCTGATCGTAATTGGGTGGCAAGTATTTAATAATGATGTTGGTCAGATCGTCCATTTTGTCATCCATGTTCGAGTGTTCTTTTTCGAAGCTTGAAATTGAATACTCCGGATACCTCTGTTTAAATTGTTCTCTGGACGCCCGATTTTCGACAACACGATTCAGCTCCAGAATGTACGGAAACATTTCCCGCTCTTCGAAATTGATGTGAATAACGAACTCATCTTTAAACTTGGTATAAAACTTCCTGACCAAATCGTTTTCTGTATTTTCATCCGGGCTGGCTGACAGGAAAAGCTCGATCAGCCTGTCATTTTCAGGAATCAGGTAATCTTTGTAATACTGATGTGTTTTTATCAGGTATTCAATAACCATCGATACCGAAAAGTCGAGCAAACGCTTCTCCGGGAAGTATGCTTCGTAATGAAAAACATTGATGGTTTCGACAAAAAAATTGAGGTCGATTCCCTTTTCTTCACAAATATTGCGGATGGTTTTATCGCCAAAGCCCAATTTAATTCCTAACCGATTGATTACCGGCAACAACGAATGATCCTTGTGAATTACCGAAGCAAGTTTGCTGTTTTCGTTAAACAATTCCATGTATTTCAGTATAAAATTTAACCCTGTAAAGATGACAAAATATTCAGGAAAAGGTTCACCGCTCAAAATGCGAAAACCCCACTTGAAGTGAGGTTTCTATGTGATATTGATCCGATGACTAAAAGTCATCGGATCAATTCGCGTTAAAGTTTATGGCCTTCTGCTCCAAAATGTCCGTTTAGGTTTCTGTTCGGTCTGAGCCGATGGGTGATTGGTCGGTCTTGCCTCGCGATTGCCCGAATTTTCCCTCGCTGCCTGTCCGTTGTGCTGACGTGCAATCGGTTTTCTTGCTTGTTTTGCTGGTGCTTTCTCAGGAGTAAAATCGGTCATTGCATACGGATGATCGCTAACCACCGGAATGGTTTGAGAAATCAATCGCTGAATATCGCGCAGGAATAAAATTTCGGTATTGTCGCACAAAGAAAGTGCAATACCACTTTGCCCGGCACGCCCGGTTCTGCCAATACGGTGAACGTAGGTTTCAGGAATATTCGGTATTTCGTAATTAATCACGTGCGACAAATCGTCAACGTCAATTCCGCGAGCTGCAATATCGGTAGCTACCAATACGCGTATTTTCCCGGATTTAAAGTCTGAAAGAGCTTTCTGACGGGCATTTTGTGATTTATTACCGTGAATGGCCATCGCATTATGACCGTTCTTCTGGAGATGCTGCACTACTTTGTCGGCGCCATGTTTCGTACGGGTAAATACCAAGGCAGAAACAATTTCCGGGTTTCTGAGCAAATGAAGCAACAAGCTGCGCTTATCGGCGTAATTCACCATATACATTTGCTGTTCAACCTTTTCGGCGGTAGTCGATTCAGGAGTAACTTCCACTTTCGAAGGGTTGTTCAGGATCGTTTGCGAAAGTTTCACGATGTCAGCCGGCATAGTCGCCGAAAAGAACAACGACTGGCGCTCTCGCGGAAGCTCAGCAATGATGCGCTTTACATCGTGGATGAAACCCATGTCGAGCATGCGGTCGGCTTCGTCGAGCACAAACAATTCAATACTCCGGAAATCAATGTATCCCTGATTCATCAAGTCGAGCAAACGACCTGGCGTAGCAATCAGAATATCAATACCAGCGCGCAAGGCATCGGTTTGCGGACGTTCGCCAACACCACCAAAAATAACGGTATGTTTCAGCCCGGCATGACGCCCATAAGCTGCAAAACTTTCGCCAATCTGGATCGCCAATTCGCGGGTTGGTGTTACTATCAGGGCCTTTATTTTACGTTTTCCCCTGGCCGGATTATGTGTTTCGTGCAGAATTTGGATAATTGGAATGGCAAAAGCTGCTGTTTTTCCGGTACCTGTTTGTGCACAACCTAATAAATCTTTTCGCTGAAGTATGATGGGTATTGCTTGTTCCTGAATTGGGGTAGGTGTTTCGTAACCTTCTGTTTTTAAAGCCCTCAGGATGGGCTCAATCAAATCTAAATTTTCAAATGACATTTTAATAATTTGGAAAGACCTTCGAATCAAACTTTTTTGACCGGCCTTTATGTTTACGCCGCGAATGTAGTCATTAATCCGACACGCTACCGAAATTCGGACTTATTTATCGTTTTTTATTGAAAAAGAAGATGTTACGGTGACATTGAAAAATAAAGGCTGCCAACTTCGTGAAATTGGCAGCCTTTATAATGAAAATTTCTTCCAACGGTTACTCTTCAATTGAACTGTAAAGAATGGCTGCTACCCGATCATAAAACTCGCCATGCCGAAAGTTATCAATTTGCATCATACCTACAAAAATCAAATCTTCTTTGGGATCGATGAAAAATTTCGTGGTAAAATATCCACTCCATTCGTAGGTTCCGGGCGATTTCGAGTTAATTCCTTTCCCTGGATCCGTGCGCAACCCAAAACCAAGACAAAAGGTCTCACCGGGTCTGTTGCTCATACCTTTTCCCTGTTGGTTCAACGTAATCATCTGATCGGCGGTCATCACTTCAATCGTTTTCCGGCTAAGAATGCGTTTACCATTGTAAATGCCGTTGTTCACTAGCGCCTGAATAAAAATGGCGTAATCCATGGCTGTCGAAGAAAGTCCACCGCCTCCGGCATAATGGCCTATATCGGTATTTTTCGGATAATCTATATTACCAGACAATTCTGAACTTACAATTATTTCTAACTTATTGTTGGCATCGTATCCGTAAATGGGCACCAATCTCGATTGCTTTTCTTTGGGTAGATAAAAATAAGTGTCTTTCATCCCAAGCGGTTCAAAAATATGCTTCCGGAAATAGTCACTCAATTTTTCTCCTGAAACAACTTCAATTACCCGCCCCAAAACATCCATGTTCAGTCCGTACATGAAATGATCTCCGGGTTGAAAGGCCAGTGGCACAGCCGCCAACCGGTTAATAAATTCTTCGGTATTCCAGGTTGGATGCGACAAACCAACACCCAGCATGTTGTTCTTTTTATAGACCGCCATAATCTTTCCGGGATAAAAATCGCCATACGCAATTCCTGAAGTGTGAGTCAGCAAGTGTCGCAAAGTAATGGGCGATTTAACCGGCACTGTGGTGTAAGTCGAATCCTTTTCATTGAAAGTATCGAGTACCTGAGTCTTTTTAAATGCCGGTATGTAATCCTGAACAGCATCGTCGAGACCCAGTTTGCCTTCTTCGTACAATTGCATGATAGCCACCGTGGTGACGGCTTTAGTCATGGAGCAAATCCGGAAAATATCATCCTTTTTGTAAGGCACCTTTGTATCGGTACTCCTGAATCCAAAGGTTTTGTTGTACACAATCTGGTTGTCGCGTGCAATCAGGAAAACTCCTCCCGGAATATATCCCTTGTTCACATAATCCTGAATGAACTGATCGAGCAACTGAAGTCGCTTTTCGGAGACGCCAACTATTGCCGGAGAACGTTCGGCTAACACATCAGAAGTGTGCTGAG is a window from the Aquipluma nitroreducens genome containing:
- a CDS encoding DEAD/DEAH box helicase; translation: MSFENLDLIEPILRALKTEGYETPTPIQEQAIPIILQRKDLLGCAQTGTGKTAAFAIPIIQILHETHNPARGKRKIKALIVTPTRELAIQIGESFAAYGRHAGLKHTVIFGGVGERPQTDALRAGIDILIATPGRLLDLMNQGYIDFRSIELFVLDEADRMLDMGFIHDVKRIIAELPRERQSLFFSATMPADIVKLSQTILNNPSKVEVTPESTTAEKVEQQMYMVNYADKRSLLLHLLRNPEIVSALVFTRTKHGADKVVQHLQKNGHNAMAIHGNKSQNARQKALSDFKSGKIRVLVATDIAARGIDVDDLSHVINYEIPNIPETYVHRIGRTGRAGQSGIALSLCDNTEILFLRDIQRLISQTIPVVSDHPYAMTDFTPEKAPAKQARKPIARQHNGQAARENSGNREARPTNHPSAQTEQKPKRTFWSRRP
- a CDS encoding serine hydrolase domain-containing protein, coding for MRIRLIAFILLVVFQLPTWAQHTSDVLAERSPAIVGVSEKRLQLLDQFIQDYVNKGYIPGGVFLIARDNQIVYNKTFGFRSTDTKVPYKKDDIFRICSMTKAVTTVAIMQLYEEGKLGLDDAVQDYIPAFKKTQVLDTFNEKDSTYTTVPVKSPITLRHLLTHTSGIAYGDFYPGKIMAVYKKNNMLGVGLSHPTWNTEEFINRLAAVPLAFQPGDHFMYGLNMDVLGRVIEVVSGEKLSDYFRKHIFEPLGMKDTYFYLPKEKQSRLVPIYGYDANNKLEIIVSSELSGNIDYPKNTDIGHYAGGGGLSSTAMDYAIFIQALVNNGIYNGKRILSRKTIEVMTADQMITLNQQGKGMSNRPGETFCLGFGLRTDPGKGINSKSPGTYEWSGYFTTKFFIDPKEDLIFVGMMQIDNFRHGEFYDRVAAILYSSIEE